A stretch of the Panthera uncia isolate 11264 chromosome D1, Puncia_PCG_1.0, whole genome shotgun sequence genome encodes the following:
- the LOC125914112 gene encoding putative olfactory receptor 56B2 has product MFQHPGDSNISKFQVSEFILMGFPGIHTWQHWLSLPLALLYLLALTANILILIIINXXXXCSNLGVTSLSCDDRTINSIYQLLLAWTLMGSDLALIFLSYVLILHSVLKLNSAEAASKALSTCTSHLILILFFYTVIVVISITHSAAITLPLVPVLLNVLHNVIPPALNPIVYALKNKELRHGLYKALKLNIKSN; this is encoded by the coding sequence ATGTTCCAGCATCCTGGAGATTCCAACATCTCTAAGTTCCAGGTCTCTGAGTTCATTCTGATGGGATTCCCAGGCATTCACACCTGGCAGCActggctctccctgcccctggctctGCTCTATCTCTTAGCTCTCACTGCCAACATCCTTATCCTGATCATCATCAATCANNNNNNNNNNTGCTCTAATCTTGGAGTCACTAGCTTATCCTGTGATGACAGGACAATCAACAGCATCTACCAGCTACTTCTGGCATGGACACTGATGGGGAGTGACctggctttgatttttttatcGTATGTTTTGATACTTCACTCAGTGCTGAAACTGAACTCAGCAGAAGCTGCTTCCAAAGCCCTAAGTACCTGTACTTCCCACCTCAtcctcattttgttcttttacacAGTCATTGTTGTCATTTCTATCACCCATAGTGCAGCAATCACGCTTCCCCTTGTCCCAGTTCTCCTCAATGTACTACACAATGTCATTCCTCCTGCCCTCAACCCCATAGTGTATGCACTCAAGAATAAGGAACTCAGGCATGGCTTATATAAAGCTCTTAAGTTGAACATCAAAAGCAACTAA
- the LOC125913571 gene encoding olfactory receptor 52N4-like, with amino-acid sequence MLMLNQTDLTPASFILNGIPGLEDVHMWISFPFCSMYAVAVVGNCGLLYLIRYEDSLHRTMYYFLAMLSLTDLVMSTTTIPKALSIFWFHLKEISFNVCLVQMFFIYTSTGMESGVLMLMALDRYVAICYRLRYSTILTNPVIAKVGLATFLRVVLLVIPLTFIIKRLPYCRGNILHHTYCDHMSVAKLSCGNIKVNVIYGLMFALLIGGFDILCITISYTMILRAVVSLSSADARQKAFSTCTAHICAIVFSYSPAFFCFFSHRFGGHTIPPSCHIIVANIYLLLPPTMNPIVYGVKTKQIRDCVIRIFSSSKDIKSHSI; translated from the coding sequence ATGCTAATGTTAAACCAAACAGACCTGACCCCAGCCTCATTCATTCTTAATGGGATCCCAGGACTGGAGGATGTGCACATGTGGATTTCCTTCCCATTCTGCTCCATGTATGCTGTGGCAGTGGTAGGGAATTGTGGGCTCCTCTACCTCATCCGCTATGAGGACTCCCTGCACAGGACCATGTACTATTTCTTGGCTATGCTTTCCCTAACTGATCTTGTCATGAGCACTACTACAATCCCTAAAGCTCTCAGCATCTTCTGGTTCCACCTTAAGGAAATCAGCTTTAATGTATGCCTAGTCCAGATGTTCTTCATCTATACCTCAACAGGGATGGAATCTGGGGTACTCATGCTTATGGCGCTGGACCGTTATGTGGCCATCTGCTACCGTCTGCGCTACTCAACTATCCTTACCAATCCTGTCATTGCAAAGGTTGGGCTTGCTACTTTCCTGAGAGTGGTGCTGCTTGTCATTCCTTTGACTTTCATCATCAAGAGGCTACCCTACTGTAGAGGGAATATACTACACCATACCTACTGTGACCATATGTCTGTAGCCAAGTTATCCTGTGGAAATATCAAGGTCAATGTCATCTATGGTCTGATGTTTGCCCTCCTGATTGGGGGCTTTGACATCCTGTGCATAACAATCTCCTACACCATGATCCTCCGGGCAGTAGTCAGCCTCTCCTCAGCAGATGCTCGGCAGAAGGCCTTCAGCACCTGCACTGCCCACATCTGTGCCATCGTTTTCTCCTACAGTCCAgccttcttctgtttcttttcccaccGCTTTGGGGGCCACACAATCCCTCCATCTTGCCACATCATTGTGGCCAATATTTATCTGCTCCTGCCTCCCACTATGAACCCTATTGTCTATGGAGTGAAAACCAAACAGATACGAGACTGTGTCATAAGGATCTTTTCAAGTTCTAAGGACATCAAATCCCACAGCATATGA